In Actinotignum schaalii, the sequence CAGTTCCACGCGCGGTTCACGGCCGGCTCATCGGATTTCCTCGCGTATCTGACGCTGTGGCGCTATCTGCGCACCCAGGCGCGCGAGCTGTCCGGTTCGGCGTTCCGGCGCATGTGCCGCGCGGAATTCCTCAACTACCTGCGCTATCGCGAGTGGGCGGATGTGGTGGCGCAGCTGGAGCAGATGGCGCGGCCGCTGGAGCTGACGATCCGCCGCCTGGCGCTGCCCAGCCCGAAGCAGATTCGCGCCGCGGCCGATGCGGGGGCGGCTCAGCTGGGCGGGGCCCCGAATTCCGGTGCGGTGGCCCACGCCTGCCGCGAGCTCGGGCGCGGTTCGGATACCCCGGAATCGGGGGCGATTCACCGGTCGCTGCTGGTGGGGCTGCTGTCCAATATCGGCAATTATTCCCCGCGCAGCCGCGATTACCTGGGCGCGCGCGGCACCCATTTCGTGATCTGGCCCGGCTCGGGCCTGCACCGGCGCACCCCGGAGTGGGTGATGGCCGCCGAGCTGGTGGAAACGTCCCGGCTGTTCGCCCGCACCGTGGCCGCGATCCAGCCGGAGTGGATCGAGCCGCTGGCGAAGAAGCTGGTACGGCGTTCCTATTCGGAGCCGTATTGGTCGGCGAAGAACGGCGCGGCGATGGTTCACGAAAAGGTGACGCTTTACGGGGTGACCCTGGTGGCGGACCGCCCCGTGCTGCTGGCAACCTCCGGTTCGGATGCGGCGCGCGAGCTGGCCCGCGAGATGTTCATCCGCCACGGGCTGGTGGAGGGTGAGTGGCGCACTCACCACGAGTTCCTGGCCCGCAACCGCGCGGCCCTCGAGGAGGCCGGCCGCACCGAAGATAAGCTGCGCCGCCACGGGCTGGTGGCTGATAATGACGCGCTGGCCGCGTTTTACGAGGAGCGCATCCCGGAGAGCGTGGTTTCCGGGCGGCATTTCGATTCCTGGTGGAAGAAAGAACGCCACGCGCGCCCCGAACTGCTCGATTTCACGCAGGATTTCCTGCTGGGCGGCGCCGGCGGAAGCGCCGCGGAAGAGGACTTCCCCACCGAATGGCGCCAGGGCGATATCACGCTGCCCATCACCTACACCTTCGCGCCGGGCTCGTTCAACGACGGCATCACCGTGGACGTGCCCATCGCGCTGCTCCCCCGCCTACGCCCGGACGGTTTCGACTGGCTGGTGCCCGGGATGCTGGACGAACTCGTGGTCGCCACCATCCGCGCGCTACCTAAACGCGTGCGCCGCAACCTGGTGCCTGCCCCGGACGTTGCGCGCGATATCCGCGCGGTGCTGCCCAGCTGGGAGGAAGCGGTGCACGGGGGCGCCGGTGCGCGTGGGGGCGACGCGGACGGTAACGCGAGCGGCGGTGACGTGCGCGGTGGCGGACCGATTTCTTTCGAGGAGGCTTTTCGCGCAGCTACGGCCCGCGTGCGCGGTATTGAGATCGACGACGCCGCATGGCAGGAGGTTAATCTTCCCGCGCATCTGACTGTGAATTTCCGGGTGCGTTCGGAGCGGGGTGCGGTGCTTGAAGAATCTACGTCGCTCGAATATTTGCAGCGCAGTCTTGCCCCGCAAACGAAGGCGGCGGTGGAAGATGTGGTGGCCGGGGCGGTGGCCCAGGCCCTTGATGAAGCACGAGCGCGGTTGCGCAAGTCGAGCGCGGCGAAACAGGGCACGAAGCACTCCGCGAGTGCACAGTCTGCGGACACCCCATCCGCCGGCACGCCAGCCGCGAGCGCGCCGTCAGCGGGTGTGCCAACCACAAGTTCGGCCAGCACCACCGGTTCGGCCGGTGCGGCCGCCACCGAACTCGCATCCGGGGACGCTTTGACCGGCTGGCCCGAGGTGGAGCAGGGGATTATCCCGGCGGTTATCGAAACTGAGGGACCGGCCGGGACGGTTCGTGCCTACCCGGCGCTCGCTGACCGCGCCGGAAAGGTTGTGCTGGATGTGGTGGCGGAGCCGGGTGAGCAGGTGCGGGTGCATCGCGGCGGAGTGATTCGTTTGCTCGCGGATGCGCTGGCGCTGCCCGAGGGCCGGATCACCTCGCGCTGGGATGGCGAGCTGGCTTTGCAGCTGGCGGGTAGCCCGGCGCCTTCTACGGCGGCGCTGGTGGCCGATCTGCAGTGGGCGGCGGCGCGGAATCTCGCCGACCGCTGGGGTGCGGCCAATGATGCCAGCCCGGAGGAGCTGCGTTCCGGGCGTGAATTCGAGGAATTGCAGGCTTGGGCTCGTGACGAGTTCGAGGACGAGGTGTTCTTGATCGCGCAGGGTGCGGGCAAGGCCGCGGCCGCCTGGGCAGAGGTGGAACAGCTGGTGCGGGACAACCGCTCAGTGGCGCTGCTTGCCACAATGAGCGACGAGCGCGCCCATTTGGATGCGCTCATGCCCGCCGATTTTGTGCGGGCCACGCCGGCAGCACGCTTCTGGGATCTGCCACGCTATCTCCAGGCCGCGAAACTGCGCATCGAGAAGGCCGCGGTGAATCCGGCAGCCGATGATTCGCTCGCCTGGCAGGTGCAAACCGCGGCGGATGCGGTGGAGAACGCCCGCGAAGAAGCCAGCTACGCGGCTTTCGATCCGGGCCGCGCGCGGGTGCTCGACCATGCTCGCTGGCTCCTGGAAGAACTGCGCGTCTCGCTTTTCGCCCAGCAGTTGGGCACCAAGGAAAAGGTTTCCGTCAAGCGCATCCAAAAGTTGTTGGCCAGCTAAGGGCCTTAAGAGCCGCGCGCATCTCAGGATTCACACCGGTCACAAGAATCCCAGCGGGGGTGCTATGTGTTGTCCGAGCTGTACTTCATTTGTTGTACATACGAAGTACACCACGGAAAAAACACCCCGCCCCGCCGGCGCAGAATGCGTCGTCGTACTTCTTGGAATTACAGCAGGCTGACGATGCCCATGATGACAGCGGCGAGCAGCGCGCCGGCGATCATTCCGCCCCACCATTCCAGCTGGTCCCCGGTGGTGACGCGGTCGAGGGACTGCGGCTTGAACGGCAACACCGGCGCGGTATTGGGCAGCAGCTTCGGGCGCTGTTCCAAGGAGCGCATGAGGGCTTCTTGTTCCGGGCTGGCTTGCTCCACATTGGCGAGCCCGCCGTAGCCCTTTTCGGTTTGGCGCAGCGGGAGCAAGGTGCCGGGCTTGCTCTCCGCAAAGCCTGCCTGCTCCGCGCCATGCACCGCGATCACGGTGCGGAAATCAGCGGATTTATCCACCGGGCGGACCACCACCGGCACCATGAGCGCCTGCTTGCGGCGGCTATTGCCGACCGTGCGCATCCGCCGACTTTCGTCGGTGCCCAGCACCCGGGCAACCACGTCCACGCCGGGTGCGACCGGCGTTTTATCGCGAATCAGCCACGGCAGCGCCAGCAAAAAAGCCACCACCGCGGA encodes:
- the hrpA gene encoding ATP-dependent RNA helicase HrpA produces the protein MDKSQEPAAPSGKGEANHHARTDQRNGDGSTSRQGDGASRRRRSNRTGTQGNRGRNNNQSKRRSNRANRTNPRGPRPFTPAQLEARRAAVPRISYPETLPVSARRAEIREAIAANQVVIIAGETGSGKTTQLPKICLELGRGITGLIGHTQPRRIAARSVAERIAAELGQKVGGAVGYQVRFTEEVGPTTLVKLMTDGILLAEIQSDPQLLRYDTLIIDEAHERSLNIDFILGYLARLLPARPDLKVIITSATIDTERFAAHFGEHRAGGRPGDTAPIIEVSGRTYPVEIRYRPLDEEQDTDQGEQYDDAGAQRVTAPRTPGRAAALDQVSGIVAAAEELMAEGEGDILVFLSGEGEIRDTAKALDDELGARYVAPGGSSSAPGAVEVLPLFSRLSAAEQHRIFQPGPYRRIILATNIAETSLTVPGIKYVIDPGTARISRYSNKTKVQRLPIEPISQASANQRSGRCGRVMDGIAIRLYSEDDFLARPEFTQPEIQRTSLAAVILQMLALGLGAVDDFPFIDPPEARAVRAGTQLLEEIGAITYGAAGAFGAAGAAGTEHGATESDPAQSDHPESRWTESSRAAHRHAPRLTAIGRQLARLPIDPRLGRMLIEAQRNGCASEVLVLVAALSVQDVRERPTEKRAQADQFHARFTAGSSDFLAYLTLWRYLRTQARELSGSAFRRMCRAEFLNYLRYREWADVVAQLEQMARPLELTIRRLALPSPKQIRAAADAGAAQLGGAPNSGAVAHACRELGRGSDTPESGAIHRSLLVGLLSNIGNYSPRSRDYLGARGTHFVIWPGSGLHRRTPEWVMAAELVETSRLFARTVAAIQPEWIEPLAKKLVRRSYSEPYWSAKNGAAMVHEKVTLYGVTLVADRPVLLATSGSDAARELAREMFIRHGLVEGEWRTHHEFLARNRAALEEAGRTEDKLRRHGLVADNDALAAFYEERIPESVVSGRHFDSWWKKERHARPELLDFTQDFLLGGAGGSAAEEDFPTEWRQGDITLPITYTFAPGSFNDGITVDVPIALLPRLRPDGFDWLVPGMLDELVVATIRALPKRVRRNLVPAPDVARDIRAVLPSWEEAVHGGAGARGGDADGNASGGDVRGGGPISFEEAFRAATARVRGIEIDDAAWQEVNLPAHLTVNFRVRSERGAVLEESTSLEYLQRSLAPQTKAAVEDVVAGAVAQALDEARARLRKSSAAKQGTKHSASAQSADTPSAGTPAASAPSAGVPTTSSASTTGSAGAAATELASGDALTGWPEVEQGIIPAVIETEGPAGTVRAYPALADRAGKVVLDVVAEPGEQVRVHRGGVIRLLADALALPEGRITSRWDGELALQLAGSPAPSTAALVADLQWAAARNLADRWGAANDASPEELRSGREFEELQAWARDEFEDEVFLIAQGAGKAAAAWAEVEQLVRDNRSVALLATMSDERAHLDALMPADFVRATPAARFWDLPRYLQAAKLRIEKAAVNPAADDSLAWQVQTAADAVENAREEASYAAFDPGRARVLDHARWLLEELRVSLFAQQLGTKEKVSVKRIQKLLAS